The Pseudomonas azotoformans genome has a segment encoding these proteins:
- the fliI gene encoding flagellar protein export ATPase FliI has product MRLDRTSFAKRLSGYAEAAELPGQPILEGRLLRMVGLTLEAEGLRAAMGSRCMVINDDSYHPVQVEAEVMGFSGSKIFLMPVGSLAGIAPGARVVPLADTGRLPMGMSMLGRVLDGAGRALDGKGGMKAEDWVPMDGPTINPLNRNPISVPLDVGIRSINGLLTVGRGQRLGLFAGTGVGKSVLLGMMTRFTEADIIVVGLIGERGREVKEFIEHSLGEEGLKRSVVVASPADDAPLMRLRAAMYCTRIAEYFRDKGKNVLLLMDSLTRFAQAQREIALAIGEPPATKGYPPSVFAKLPKLVERAGNAEAGGGSITAFYTVLSEGDDQQDPIADSARGVLDGHIVLSRRLAEEGHYPAIDIEASISRVMPAVVTPEHMIRAQQFKQLWSRYQQSRDLISVGAYVAGGDRDTDLAIALQPQLVTYLRQGLNDKISMGESEAHLQSIFAPAPGG; this is encoded by the coding sequence ATGCGCCTTGATCGCACCAGTTTCGCCAAGCGCTTGAGCGGTTATGCCGAAGCCGCCGAGTTGCCTGGCCAGCCGATCCTTGAAGGGCGCCTGCTGCGCATGGTCGGCCTGACCCTCGAAGCCGAGGGTCTACGCGCGGCCATGGGCAGCCGCTGCATGGTGATCAACGACGACAGCTACCACCCGGTGCAGGTCGAAGCCGAAGTGATGGGCTTCTCCGGCAGCAAGATTTTCCTGATGCCCGTGGGCAGCCTGGCGGGCATTGCCCCCGGCGCCCGCGTGGTGCCCTTGGCCGACACCGGCCGCCTGCCGATGGGCATGAGCATGCTCGGCCGTGTACTTGACGGCGCCGGTCGCGCGCTGGATGGCAAAGGCGGCATGAAGGCCGAAGACTGGGTGCCGATGGACGGCCCCACCATCAACCCGCTCAACCGTAACCCCATCAGCGTGCCGCTGGACGTGGGCATTCGCAGCATCAACGGATTATTGACGGTCGGCCGTGGCCAGCGTCTGGGCCTGTTTGCCGGTACCGGCGTAGGTAAATCAGTACTGCTGGGCATGATGACGCGCTTTACCGAGGCCGACATCATCGTGGTCGGGCTGATCGGCGAACGGGGCCGCGAGGTAAAGGAATTTATCGAGCACAGCCTCGGTGAAGAGGGCCTCAAGCGCTCGGTCGTCGTTGCGTCCCCGGCGGACGATGCGCCGCTGATGCGCCTGCGCGCCGCCATGTACTGCACGCGCATCGCCGAATATTTCCGCGACAAGGGCAAGAATGTCTTGTTGCTGATGGACTCGCTGACCCGATTCGCCCAGGCCCAGCGGGAGATTGCCCTGGCCATCGGCGAGCCGCCCGCGACCAAGGGCTATCCGCCGTCGGTGTTCGCCAAGCTACCCAAACTGGTGGAGCGTGCCGGTAACGCCGAAGCCGGGGGCGGCTCGATCACCGCGTTCTACACCGTGCTGTCCGAAGGCGATGACCAGCAAGACCCGATTGCCGACTCGGCGCGGGGCGTGCTCGACGGTCACATCGTGCTGTCGCGGCGCTTGGCTGAAGAGGGGCACTACCCGGCCATCGATATCGAAGCGTCCATCAGCCGGGTGATGCCGGCCGTGGTGACGCCGGAACACATGATCCGTGCACAACAGTTCAAGCAGCTGTGGTCGCGCTACCAACAGAGCCGCGACCTGATCAGCGTCGGCGCCTACGTGGCGGGCGGCGATCGCGACACCGACCTGGCCATTGCCCTGCAACCGCAGTTGGTGACCTACCTGCGCCAGGGCCTCAACGACAAGATCAGCATGGGCGAAAGCGAAGCGCACCTGCAGTCGATCTTCGCCCCGGCGCCGGGCGGCTAA
- the fliH gene encoding flagellar assembly protein FliH, whose translation MSNKDEAPSDLIRARDVGGFDIWSLPSFDPHVPEPEPEPVEEPPAEMEEVPLDEVQPLTLEELEAIRQEAYNEGFAAGEKDGFRSTTLKVRQEAEEALSVKLVSLERLMGGLFDPIAEQDSQIEKAMVELVQHIARQVIQRELVLDSSHIESVMREALKLLPLGVGNVRLYINPQDFEQVKALRERHEETWRIVEDASLQPGGCRVETEHSRIDATVETRISQIMAKLLDQAHEQVLNPAEPDLSVDLDAPDAP comes from the coding sequence ATGTCGAACAAAGATGAGGCGCCCAGCGATCTGATTCGCGCACGGGACGTCGGTGGGTTCGACATCTGGTCGTTGCCCAGCTTCGATCCGCATGTGCCCGAGCCCGAGCCTGAACCGGTTGAAGAGCCACCGGCGGAAATGGAAGAAGTGCCGCTGGATGAAGTCCAGCCACTGACCCTGGAAGAGTTGGAAGCCATCCGCCAGGAGGCCTACAACGAGGGCTTCGCGGCAGGTGAAAAAGATGGTTTTCGCAGCACCACCCTCAAGGTCCGCCAGGAAGCCGAGGAGGCGCTGAGCGTCAAGTTGGTCAGCCTTGAACGCTTGATGGGCGGGCTGTTCGACCCCATCGCCGAGCAGGACTCGCAGATCGAAAAAGCCATGGTCGAGTTGGTGCAGCACATCGCCCGCCAGGTGATCCAGCGTGAGCTGGTGCTGGACTCCAGCCATATCGAAAGCGTGATGCGCGAAGCCCTCAAGCTGCTGCCCCTGGGCGTCGGCAATGTACGGCTGTACATCAATCCGCAGGATTTCGAACAGGTCAAAGCCCTGCGCGAGCGCCATGAAGAAACCTGGCGCATCGTCGAGGACGCGTCGCTGCAACCCGGTGGTTGCCGCGTCGAGACCGAACACAGCCGCATCGATGCCACGGTGGAAACCCGCATCAGCCAGATCATGGCCAAGCTGTTGGATCAGGCCCATGAGCAGGTGTTGAACCCTGCCGAGCCTGACCTGAGCGTGGACCTGGACGCCCCCGATGCGCCTTGA